One window of Watersipora subatra chromosome 3, tzWatSuba1.1, whole genome shotgun sequence genomic DNA carries:
- the LOC137390490 gene encoding uncharacterized protein: MGPGPQYKKVLFNLNGLSPLISQFLSMRHLRDPNLAGRKVRRTEIKDQPAAEKTYQDVIDEKKALTRSNQIHYAKLCKETEDELNRIERKKVMVTREINKLKNNPAAFKQSGLDVKFVTDRLMTRMEDDSKRQIAPVLASSGEISLERETDSDNTDEELEKIIDDEALCNPDSYGGGMQILGGTRKETDVYVKDKARASERKKQKQQQRDIQRQFRETKAHLKMNGKEDSDTSSASKTG, from the exons ATGGGGCCTGGACCTCAATACAAAAAAGTGCTATTCAATCTAAATGGACTCAGTCCCCTCATCAGCCAGTTTCTCAGTATGCGGCACCTGCGAGATCCCAACTTAGCTGGCCGCAAAGTTCGTAGAACTGAGATCAAAGATCAGCCCGCTGCTGAGAAAACATACCAAGATGTTATTGATGAGAAAAAAGCTTTGACTCGCTCCAACCAGATTCATTATGCTAA GTTATGCAAGGAGACAGAAGATGAGCTCAACAGAATAGAGAGAAAGAAAGTGATGGTTACAagagaaataaacaaacttaaGAACAATCCTGCAGCATTCAAACAGTCTGGTTTAGATGTCAAGTTTGTTACAGACAGACTAATGACTAGGATG GAAGATGACTCAAAAAGGCAAATAGCCCCAGTTTTAGCTAGCTCAGGGGAGATAAGTCTAGAAAGAGAAACAGATTCTGATAATACTGATGAGGAACTGGAGAAGATAATAGATGATGAG GCCCTGTGTAACCCAGACTCCTATGGTGGAGGCATGCAAATACTTGGAGGGACAAGAAAGGAAACTGATGTATATGTCAAGGACAAAGCACGAGCGTCTGAGcgtaaaaaacaaaaacaacaacaaagagATATACAGAGACAATTTCGAGAAACTAAAGCTCATCTGAAGATGAATGGAAAAGAAGATTCTGACACCAGCTCAGCGTCGAAAACTGGTTGA